A region from the Rufibacter sp. DG15C genome encodes:
- a CDS encoding site-specific DNA-methyltransferase — protein MTLNTVFIEDALVTMSRMKKEVDLVLTSPPYNSSRPSASDKHNRRYDVYKDSKSDTEYIKWTIKLFKAYHRILKANGVVLYNLSYSSDNPALIHLVVADIIRNTPFTVADTIVWKKPKAMPNNKSANRLTRITETVYVFCRKKELKTFKTNKKVVSLDKRTGQHNYENLFNFIEAPNNDYSNQLNKATFSSELAMKLLDIYAPGPFSVVFDSFMGMGTTAKAALRKNLHFIGSEISAQQVEQFEIYKEGLPNAEKRRYKIEKILNSLELDKVVQNKGATEKLTI, from the coding sequence GTGACTTTAAATACAGTTTTCATAGAGGACGCTCTTGTTACGATGAGCAGGATGAAAAAAGAGGTGGACTTGGTCTTGACCTCACCGCCTTATAACTCAAGTAGACCCAGCGCATCAGACAAGCATAACCGCAGGTACGATGTATACAAGGATTCTAAATCAGATACCGAGTACATCAAATGGACAATCAAATTATTCAAGGCTTACCACCGAATACTGAAAGCGAACGGAGTGGTATTGTACAACCTATCTTATTCCTCTGATAACCCAGCACTTATTCATTTGGTGGTAGCGGATATCATAAGAAACACTCCTTTCACCGTTGCCGACACAATAGTCTGGAAGAAGCCCAAGGCAATGCCCAACAACAAGTCAGCTAACAGGTTAACCAGGATTACAGAAACGGTCTATGTGTTCTGCCGCAAAAAAGAGCTTAAGACCTTCAAGACGAACAAGAAAGTTGTCTCATTGGACAAGAGAACAGGACAGCATAACTACGAGAACCTGTTCAACTTTATTGAGGCACCCAATAACGATTATTCAAATCAGCTTAACAAAGCCACCTTTTCTTCAGAGTTGGCGATGAAACTGCTTGATATATATGCCCCTGGACCTTTTTCAGTTGTTTTCGATTCTTTTATGGGTATGGGTACTACAGCTAAGGCTGCCCTCAGAAAAAACCTCCATTTCATAGGCTCTGAAATTTCCGCACAGCAGGTGGAGCAGTTTGAGATATATAAAGAAGGTCTGCCTAATGCTGAGAAGAGAAGATACAAGATAGAGAAGATTCTGAACAGCCTTGAATTGGACAAAGTGGTTCAGAATAAGGGTGCTACCGAGAAACTGACTATTTAA
- a CDS encoding helix-turn-helix domain-containing protein, producing MNRIKEVLTEKGIKQTWLAERIGKSYNMVNSYAQNRQQPRLEVLMDIAVALDIDVKDLIVSNKKS from the coding sequence ATGAACAGAATCAAAGAAGTACTAACCGAAAAAGGCATCAAGCAGACCTGGCTTGCCGAGCGAATCGGCAAGAGCTACAACATGGTCAACTCCTATGCCCAGAACAGGCAACAACCTCGGCTTGAGGTGCTGATGGATATAGCTGTGGCATTGGACATTGATGTTAAAGACCTTATAGTATCCAACAAAAAATCATAA
- a CDS encoding N-6 DNA methylase, protein MVARKERLKELIDKYKLFKSEGRLDITSEETIRTWINELLIIFGWDVKDTSQILQEKVLSRDEKEKLVGIGSTYTRPDYTFKTGDIKLTFLDAKGLNVDLFDNKDAAFQIKSYGWSIMAPCAYITNFEEFVIYDCTYIPNKEQPANFGRIYFALDEYLDNFEALELHLLRKNIVSGLLIEKYSNTLKAESSIRKLSPDFEFAEQLSTFRLVLATDILKLNTKLLNSNSELLSYLTQVIINRILFIRICEARKIEKDGLLLEYKDSGFWQKFKDSSYNTFYDHYDGPLFDRIKLLQDINVSDDVFTHLIDALYYPSPYRFDVIQTKLLSDIYEIFLSKKLVIEGNKLKEKLKLEYIKTNGAVSTPQYLVDDLIKRTIIGKEISSYGLEGILNTKVLDFACGSGIFIIQIYEYLQNLFIECYLRNPDPLFANLFFNDGAQTTLTLEGKRQLISNCIHGIDIDPEAVEVARMSLSLKVIDSFEFHENYTDIGIYGKQILNNVGSNIKCGNALVQNDILYRYPKISSDEDQLIKTNPFDWNSLDGFKGIFDLKNGFDYILSNPPYVAVTTYKAEYPLMHQYIKSTYDSTTNGKVDLSVAFIEKAISLLNSKGKLGLIIQKRFFKTDYGKKIREFITSNKLLNQVIDFTSTEIFKNRITYIASIILDNSKKDTIIFHKVAISPNKTRAYLENLPVYENNRKDFTAIPALAINKNPWNFDDEELLKVNAELLIKHGSFGNFAKVRVGIQVLWDRAYHIKVKTINDDGTLTGDTHIEKDITLEIEACRPLLVNQRFYPFCHDTTNTYVLFPYDVIAGSSIPIEFKDYNKRYPLAGGYLLRNKALIRKSVETFDDNETWHLFTRANNHQRTYPKVLLPMTANDTYASITKNNLNYCDNANMFYADLPNKSDDYLYGTAGVINSTIFSVCARLIANPQQNGYFKFNKQFLEPIPFPKKEFDNNPNLVKEIALISKEIEGIQNRYFSSTPRQKIILKTSLAEKWNTLDNKVYLLYDLNKSQKEFFFKRGRNIDRLLILD, encoded by the coding sequence ATGGTTGCAAGAAAAGAAAGGTTAAAAGAACTAATTGACAAATATAAATTATTTAAATCGGAAGGTAGGTTAGATATAACGTCAGAAGAAACAATACGAACATGGATTAATGAGTTACTTATAATATTTGGATGGGATGTAAAAGACACATCCCAAATACTTCAAGAGAAGGTCCTTTCTCGAGATGAAAAAGAAAAACTTGTCGGCATTGGATCAACCTATACAAGACCAGATTACACTTTTAAGACAGGTGACATAAAACTCACTTTTTTGGATGCTAAAGGTCTAAACGTCGATTTATTCGACAATAAAGATGCGGCATTCCAAATTAAATCCTACGGGTGGTCAATCATGGCTCCTTGTGCATATATAACCAATTTTGAAGAATTTGTTATATATGACTGTACTTACATACCTAATAAGGAACAACCTGCAAACTTTGGGAGAATATACTTTGCATTAGATGAATACTTAGACAATTTCGAAGCTTTAGAATTACATTTATTAAGAAAGAACATTGTATCAGGTTTATTAATTGAGAAATATTCTAACACACTAAAAGCAGAGAGTTCAATTAGAAAGCTTTCTCCTGATTTTGAATTCGCTGAACAACTGTCAACTTTCAGGCTTGTACTTGCAACAGATATATTAAAACTAAACACGAAGTTATTAAATAGTAATTCTGAGCTACTTTCATATTTAACTCAAGTAATAATTAACAGAATACTGTTTATTAGAATATGCGAAGCCAGGAAGATTGAAAAAGACGGTTTACTCTTAGAGTATAAAGATTCTGGGTTTTGGCAAAAGTTCAAAGATTCCTCATATAATACATTCTATGACCATTATGATGGTCCTCTGTTTGACAGAATAAAGCTTCTACAAGATATTAATGTATCTGATGATGTATTTACCCACTTAATTGATGCATTATACTATCCCTCACCATATAGATTCGATGTCATACAAACCAAATTACTTTCGGACATATACGAGATTTTTTTATCTAAAAAATTAGTTATAGAGGGCAACAAGCTTAAAGAGAAGCTAAAGCTCGAGTATATAAAAACAAATGGTGCTGTCAGCACCCCTCAGTATTTGGTAGATGATTTAATAAAAAGGACAATTATAGGTAAAGAAATTTCATCTTATGGACTTGAAGGCATCTTAAATACCAAAGTATTAGACTTTGCTTGTGGGAGTGGCATATTTATAATCCAGATTTATGAATATTTGCAAAACCTATTTATTGAGTGTTACCTAAGGAATCCTGACCCATTATTTGCTAATCTATTCTTTAATGATGGCGCACAAACTACACTTACATTAGAAGGAAAAAGACAATTAATTTCCAACTGTATTCATGGTATAGATATAGATCCAGAAGCAGTAGAAGTTGCAAGAATGTCATTATCATTGAAAGTAATAGATAGCTTTGAATTCCATGAGAACTATACTGATATAGGAATCTATGGAAAACAAATCTTAAATAATGTAGGTAGTAATATCAAATGCGGGAATGCTCTGGTTCAAAATGATATACTATATAGATATCCAAAAATTTCAAGTGATGAGGATCAACTTATAAAAACTAATCCGTTTGACTGGAATAGCCTTGACGGTTTCAAAGGTATATTTGACTTAAAAAATGGATTTGATTATATACTTAGCAATCCTCCATATGTAGCCGTAACAACATATAAAGCCGAGTACCCTTTAATGCATCAATACATTAAAAGCACTTATGACTCAACAACTAATGGAAAGGTCGATTTGTCGGTTGCGTTTATAGAAAAAGCTATTTCATTATTAAACAGCAAGGGTAAATTAGGTTTGATAATCCAAAAGCGATTTTTCAAAACTGATTATGGGAAAAAAATCAGAGAATTTATAACCTCTAATAAATTGCTAAATCAAGTAATCGACTTTACATCTACTGAAATATTCAAAAATAGAATCACATATATCGCATCAATCATACTCGATAATTCAAAAAAAGACACAATAATTTTTCATAAAGTAGCTATTTCCCCTAACAAGACAAGAGCGTACTTAGAAAATTTGCCTGTTTATGAAAACAACAGAAAAGATTTTACTGCGATTCCTGCTTTAGCAATAAATAAAAACCCATGGAATTTTGATGATGAAGAGTTGCTAAAAGTCAATGCAGAATTATTAATTAAGCACGGATCATTTGGCAACTTTGCAAAAGTTCGAGTTGGCATTCAAGTATTATGGGATAGAGCATATCATATTAAAGTAAAGACAATTAATGATGATGGAACGTTAACGGGAGACACTCATATAGAGAAAGATATAACTCTCGAAATTGAAGCATGTCGTCCTTTGCTTGTAAATCAAAGGTTTTATCCATTCTGCCATGATACAACCAATACCTATGTTTTATTCCCTTATGATGTAATTGCAGGCTCAAGCATTCCGATTGAATTTAAAGATTACAATAAACGGTACCCATTAGCAGGCGGATACCTTCTAAGGAATAAAGCTCTAATCCGCAAATCTGTTGAAACGTTTGATGATAATGAAACCTGGCATTTGTTTACTCGAGCAAATAACCATCAAAGAACTTATCCGAAAGTTTTACTTCCAATGACTGCGAATGACACTTATGCGTCTATCACAAAGAATAATTTAAACTATTGTGATAACGCAAATATGTTCTACGCAGATTTACCCAATAAATCAGACGATTACTTATATGGCACAGCAGGTGTTATAAACTCAACTATATTCTCAGTTTGCGCAAGATTGATTGCTAATCCTCAGCAGAATGGATACTTTAAGTTTAACAAACAATTTTTGGAACCGATACCCTTCCCCAAAAAAGAGTTTGACAATAATCCAAATTTAGTTAAAGAAATTGCATTAATAAGCAAAGAAATAGAGGGTATTCAGAATCGTTATTTTTCATCTACTCCACGCCAGAAAATAATTTTAAAAACAAGCTTGGCAGAAAAATGGAATACTCTTGACAATAAAGTATATTTGTTGTACGATTTAAATAAGTCTCAAAAAGAATTTTTCTTTAAGAGAGGCAGAAATATTGACAGATTACTTATCTTAGATTAG
- a CDS encoding N-6 DNA methylase, which produces MTHKEVIKFLQPFADDLQIVNKIIIETYINFNKIDIKHNKLILSYISGNSKKLIYDFTELVKAKNKKFDFDDLIHLFETTVPAKDLVVNGAVYTPDFIKKRLVKESIKELNIDDVFNLKFADISCGSGAFLYTVAEQLYQLTGNSFASIFDRNIYGLDISDYSVERTKVLLSLLALKNGEDEESYSFNLFTGNALDFDWNHHVSYFNGFDAVVGNPPYVRAKHLDPETKKHMSKWEVTKSGNPDLYIPFFEIGLQNLKPDGILSYITVNTFKRSVNARSLREFFSVNSLDVSILDFGNQQIFKNKSTYTCIVYIKNKVDSDIKYKKVTVDEFKKDNEFTYDRVSYSILDNKKGWLLSEPNTLINIHKIQTAGTPLGCKFSIKNGLATLSNDVFIFKPVNEDEKYYYPTNCTSIKIEKAICRDIIKPNRLKNEIDLISNLEKIIFPYYPIDFIDSNGNDKAPTPIVFEENYFKNTFPCAYAYLEKNKPLLLKRDKGREGVKYKWFEFGRTQALANFGRKLLFPYMSNKPYFVFTNTTNLLFYAGYAAFSHSERELLILQKILKSKVFWYYIQKTSKPYTNDYYALAKNYVKDFSICNLSIEEENFLLESNNPYEIDELMMRKYDVAI; this is translated from the coding sequence ATGACTCACAAAGAAGTTATTAAGTTTTTACAACCTTTCGCTGATGATTTACAAATAGTAAATAAAATAATAATTGAAACTTATATTAATTTTAATAAAATTGATATAAAGCATAATAAACTTATACTATCATATATAAGTGGTAATAGCAAAAAGCTTATATACGATTTTACTGAGCTTGTAAAAGCTAAAAACAAGAAATTTGATTTCGATGACCTAATCCATTTATTTGAAACAACTGTCCCTGCAAAGGATTTAGTCGTAAACGGAGCAGTCTACACCCCAGATTTTATAAAGAAAAGGTTAGTAAAGGAATCAATTAAAGAGCTTAACATTGATGATGTCTTTAATTTGAAATTTGCTGACATCTCTTGTGGCTCAGGAGCATTTTTATATACTGTAGCAGAACAGTTATATCAACTAACAGGAAATAGCTTTGCAAGCATTTTCGACAGAAATATTTATGGCTTAGACATTTCAGATTATAGTGTAGAAAGAACGAAGGTATTGCTTTCTTTACTTGCTTTGAAAAATGGTGAGGACGAAGAAAGCTATAGTTTCAATTTATTTACTGGAAATGCTTTGGATTTCGACTGGAACCATCATGTTTCATATTTTAATGGCTTCGATGCAGTTGTAGGTAATCCTCCTTATGTCAGAGCTAAACATTTAGATCCAGAGACTAAGAAACATATGTCAAAATGGGAAGTAACAAAATCTGGGAATCCAGATTTGTATATTCCATTTTTTGAAATAGGATTACAAAATTTAAAACCAGACGGAATACTTAGCTACATTACAGTTAATACCTTTAAACGAAGCGTAAATGCTCGTAGTTTAAGGGAGTTTTTTAGTGTAAACAGCTTAGATGTTTCTATTTTAGACTTTGGCAATCAACAGATTTTTAAAAACAAATCAACTTATACATGTATCGTATACATTAAAAACAAAGTTGATTCTGATATAAAGTATAAAAAGGTAACTGTTGATGAGTTTAAAAAAGACAATGAATTTACATATGATAGAGTTAGTTATAGCATTTTAGACAATAAAAAAGGTTGGCTTTTAAGTGAACCGAATACGTTAATAAATATTCACAAGATTCAAACAGCAGGAACACCCTTGGGATGTAAGTTTTCAATTAAAAATGGTCTTGCCACATTAAGCAATGACGTTTTTATATTTAAACCTGTTAATGAAGATGAAAAATATTATTACCCAACCAACTGCACAAGCATTAAAATAGAAAAGGCTATTTGTAGAGACATTATAAAGCCTAATCGTCTTAAAAATGAGATAGATTTAATTTCAAATTTGGAAAAAATAATATTTCCTTACTATCCAATTGATTTTATAGATAGTAACGGCAATGATAAAGCACCAACGCCTATTGTTTTTGAAGAAAATTACTTTAAAAATACCTTTCCTTGTGCTTATGCTTATTTAGAAAAAAATAAGCCACTTCTCTTAAAACGTGATAAAGGTCGTGAGGGAGTTAAATATAAATGGTTTGAATTTGGCAGAACTCAAGCATTAGCAAATTTTGGTCGAAAGCTTTTGTTTCCATATATGTCAAACAAGCCTTATTTTGTTTTTACAAATACTACCAATCTCCTTTTCTATGCGGGTTATGCTGCATTTTCACATTCAGAAAGAGAGTTGCTCATTTTGCAAAAGATTTTAAAATCTAAAGTTTTTTGGTATTACATTCAGAAAACAAGTAAGCCATATACCAATGACTATTATGCCTTAGCTAAGAACTATGTGAAAGATTTCTCTATATGTAATTTAAGTATCGAAGAAGAAAACTTTCTTCTTGAGAGCAATAATCCTTATGAGATTGATGAATTAATGATGAGAAAATATGATGTAGCTATATAA
- a CDS encoding SH3 domain-containing protein, with product MGQSTTAQLTQADSLYAKHQYTQAYTIYEQLLTQQKVYTPQMLLKMAYIQEGLQNYTQSMYYLQLFYSKQPSRSILRKMEEVGLQQHLQGYAYTDLDFFKTQFHKYYDNILELLLIGAVIFLTLLVLRWLKKKTIPKQTQGTFLVYLAVIFFYANFLTLGQQGLILNPNVPIMTAPSAGAGLVTTAGVGHRVNIVGEQDIWYRIEWKDQTAYIRKYNLLLLPQPLSVQKLF from the coding sequence ATGGGTCAATCTACTACGGCGCAACTCACCCAGGCAGATTCTCTCTACGCCAAGCACCAATACACCCAGGCCTACACCATTTACGAGCAATTGCTCACCCAGCAGAAGGTCTACACGCCCCAGATGCTCCTCAAGATGGCCTACATTCAGGAGGGATTGCAGAACTATACGCAGTCCATGTACTACCTGCAACTCTTCTACAGCAAGCAACCCAGCCGGTCCATCTTACGCAAAATGGAGGAAGTAGGCCTGCAACAACACCTGCAAGGCTACGCCTACACGGACCTGGACTTCTTTAAAACCCAGTTCCATAAATACTATGACAACATTCTGGAACTGCTGCTCATAGGTGCAGTCATTTTTCTGACGCTGTTGGTGCTCCGCTGGCTTAAGAAGAAGACTATCCCCAAGCAAACGCAAGGCACGTTTCTGGTGTACCTGGCCGTTATCTTTTTTTACGCCAACTTCCTAACCCTTGGTCAGCAGGGCCTAATCCTGAACCCGAACGTACCCATCATGACGGCGCCCTCGGCTGGCGCGGGCTTGGTGACTACTGCCGGAGTGGGCCATCGTGTGAACATTGTGGGCGAGCAGGACATCTGGTACCGCATTGAATGGAAAGACCAGACCGCCTACATCAGAAAGTACAACCTGCTATTGCTCCCTCAACCGCTTAGCGTGCAGAAATTGTTTTAG
- a CDS encoding SDR family oxidoreductase, with protein sequence MKNKVIIITGGSSGIGRACALAFGRAGGKIVINGRNAQKLDEVGQELAAANIEYLAVPGDVSSEADCRTLIEQTVAKFGRIDVMLNNAGISMRALFQDVELEVIRQLMDINFWGTVYCTKFALPYILESKGSIIGVSSIAGYQGLPGRTGYSASKFAMQGFLGALRTETLHQGIHVMVACPGFTASNIRNTALAADGSQQGESPRDEDKMMTSEEVADRILYATRKRQRDIVMTTQGKLAVLLGKFFPGLTDKLVYNKMKKEPNSPFK encoded by the coding sequence ATGAAAAACAAAGTCATCATCATCACCGGCGGCTCTTCGGGCATTGGACGGGCCTGCGCACTAGCCTTCGGACGGGCCGGCGGGAAAATAGTCATCAACGGCAGAAACGCCCAGAAGCTAGACGAGGTAGGGCAGGAGCTGGCCGCGGCCAATATTGAGTACCTGGCCGTGCCCGGCGATGTGAGTAGCGAAGCAGACTGCCGTACTTTGATTGAGCAGACGGTGGCCAAGTTTGGCCGGATTGACGTGATGCTTAACAACGCCGGCATCAGCATGCGGGCCTTGTTCCAGGACGTGGAGTTAGAGGTGATTCGGCAGCTCATGGACATTAACTTCTGGGGGACTGTCTACTGCACCAAGTTTGCCTTGCCGTACATCCTCGAAAGCAAAGGCTCTATTATCGGCGTTTCTTCCATTGCCGGCTACCAAGGCTTGCCAGGCCGTACTGGTTATTCTGCCTCTAAGTTTGCCATGCAAGGTTTCCTGGGCGCTTTACGCACCGAGACTCTGCACCAGGGCATTCACGTGATGGTGGCGTGTCCGGGGTTCACGGCGTCTAACATCAGAAACACCGCCCTAGCCGCAGACGGTAGCCAGCAAGGAGAATCACCTCGGGACGAAGACAAGATGATGACCTCAGAGGAAGTAGCCGACCGCATCCTATACGCCACCCGCAAACGCCAACGCGACATTGTCATGACCACGCAAGGCAAACTGGCCGTGCTCTTAGGCAAATTCTTCCCGGGCCTGACTGACAAGCTGGTGTACAATAAAATGAAAAAAGAGCCTAATTCGCCGTTTAAGTAA
- the rlmD gene encoding 23S rRNA (uracil(1939)-C(5))-methyltransferase RlmD, which translates to MRKFKKKKHKYNIIPELRVEEMAAEGKCLARHDNMVVFISGVAPGDVVDVRVTKERKNYLEATPIHFHAYSEQRIEPFCEHFGVCGGCKWQHIAYDTQLFYKQKQVNDNIERIGKITGYEVLPILPSDRVSFYRNKLEYTFSGNSWLTQEQINSGQEFERRALGFHVPLRFDKIVDIQHCYLQPAPSNEIRLAVKQYALENDLPFFDLVKQEGFLRNLIIRTANTGDLMVIVQVFQDQMEWLQPLLDFLLQAFPQITSLQYVVNSKGNETFHDLDVICYHGDPYIHEQMEGLRFRVGPKSFYQTNSEQAYNLYKLTRDFALLSGTETVYDLYTGAGTIANFVARSAAQVIGIEYVASAIEDAKINSQINDITNTHFYAGDMKDVLNQELFMKHGRPDVIITDPPRAGMHPDVVAKLIEVKANRIVYVSCNPATQARDLEMLSEAYDVVKVQPVDMFPQTYHVESVALLALKS; encoded by the coding sequence GTGAGAAAATTCAAGAAGAAGAAACATAAGTATAACATCATTCCCGAATTGCGCGTGGAAGAGATGGCCGCCGAGGGCAAGTGCCTGGCCCGGCATGACAACATGGTGGTGTTCATCTCGGGCGTGGCGCCCGGCGATGTGGTGGACGTGCGCGTGACCAAGGAACGCAAGAATTACCTGGAGGCCACGCCTATCCATTTCCATGCCTACTCAGAACAGCGTATTGAGCCTTTCTGCGAGCATTTTGGGGTGTGCGGCGGCTGTAAATGGCAACACATTGCCTATGACACCCAGTTGTTCTACAAGCAGAAGCAGGTGAATGACAACATTGAGCGCATCGGCAAGATTACTGGCTATGAGGTGTTGCCTATCCTGCCATCGGACCGGGTGAGTTTTTATAGGAACAAGCTGGAATATACGTTCTCTGGCAATTCCTGGCTGACCCAGGAGCAGATTAACAGCGGCCAGGAGTTTGAACGAAGAGCCCTGGGTTTCCACGTGCCATTGCGCTTTGACAAGATTGTAGACATTCAGCACTGCTATTTGCAACCGGCACCATCCAATGAGATTAGGCTGGCCGTGAAGCAATATGCGCTGGAGAACGACCTGCCGTTTTTTGACTTGGTCAAGCAGGAAGGGTTCTTGCGTAACCTCATCATCAGGACGGCCAACACGGGTGACCTGATGGTGATTGTGCAGGTTTTCCAGGACCAAATGGAATGGCTGCAACCGCTGCTGGACTTCTTGTTGCAGGCTTTCCCGCAGATTACGTCTCTGCAATACGTGGTTAACAGCAAGGGCAATGAGACCTTCCATGACCTGGACGTGATTTGCTACCACGGCGACCCGTACATCCATGAGCAGATGGAAGGCTTGCGCTTCAGAGTCGGGCCGAAGTCTTTTTACCAGACCAATTCTGAGCAGGCCTACAACCTGTACAAACTAACCCGCGATTTTGCCCTTTTAAGCGGCACTGAGACGGTGTATGACTTGTACACGGGGGCTGGCACCATCGCGAACTTCGTGGCCCGCTCAGCGGCGCAGGTGATAGGCATTGAGTATGTGGCCAGCGCCATTGAGGACGCTAAAATCAACTCGCAGATAAACGACATCACCAACACGCACTTCTATGCCGGTGATATGAAGGACGTCTTGAATCAGGAGCTGTTCATGAAGCATGGCCGTCCGGACGTCATCATCACCGACCCGCCGCGCGCCGGGATGCACCCAGACGTGGTGGCCAAGTTGATTGAGGTGAAAGCCAACCGCATCGTCTACGTAAGCTGTAACCCAGCTACCCAGGCCCGCGACCTGGAAATGCTTTCAGAAGCGTATGACGTAGTGAAGGTGCAACCAGTGGACATGTTCCCGCAGACCTACCATGTAGAGAGCGTGGCCCTGTTGGCTTTGAAAAGCTAA
- a CDS encoding low molecular weight protein tyrosine phosphatase family protein, with protein MNILFICSRNQWRSPTAEKIFQGHQHHQFRSAGTSESARIKISSKLLEWSDLILVMEKKHKQQLISKYGPVAREKQIEVLDIPDDYVFMDEELIEMLHTSVTPYLEEQC; from the coding sequence ATGAATATCCTCTTCATCTGTAGCAGAAATCAATGGCGAAGCCCCACTGCTGAAAAGATTTTTCAGGGCCACCAACATCATCAGTTTCGGTCAGCAGGCACCTCAGAAAGTGCTCGCATTAAAATATCCTCCAAACTTTTGGAATGGTCCGATTTGATTTTGGTGATGGAAAAAAAGCACAAGCAACAGCTAATTTCGAAGTATGGACCTGTAGCAAGGGAAAAACAAATTGAAGTTCTGGACATCCCAGATGATTATGTTTTCATGGATGAAGAACTAATTGAAATGCTACATACTTCAGTAACACCCTATCTGGAAGAACAATGCTAG
- the thiL gene encoding thiamine-phosphate kinase, whose product MSEYTSLDSLGEFGLIRRLQEHVELQNPSTVLGIGDDAAIIEPGQKQIVISTDMLIENVHFDLTFCPLKHLGYKAVAVNVSDIAAMNAIPTQIVVSLAISARYTVEAMEELYEGMRLACENYKVDLVGGDTTSSRSGLVISVTALGEVEKGKAVLRSTAQVNDLICVTGDLGGAYLGLQLLEREKQAFLADPETQPELEGKDYVVGRQLRPEARMDVIHELKELGVHPTSMIDISDGLGSELLHICSQSRVGAAVFQDKLPVDQQTLDTAEEFKIDPVTCIMNGGEDYELLFTAKLADYDKLKNHPDITIIGKITDASEGVNLVTPSGNAHAIKAQGWNHFA is encoded by the coding sequence ATGTCTGAATATACCTCCTTAGATAGCCTCGGCGAGTTTGGCCTGATTAGAAGACTGCAAGAGCACGTGGAGCTCCAAAACCCATCTACAGTTTTGGGCATTGGCGATGACGCCGCCATCATTGAGCCTGGTCAGAAGCAAATTGTCATTTCCACGGACATGCTCATTGAGAACGTGCACTTTGATTTGACCTTCTGCCCGCTCAAGCACCTAGGCTACAAAGCCGTGGCCGTAAATGTCTCTGACATTGCCGCCATGAACGCCATTCCCACGCAGATTGTGGTAAGCCTGGCCATCAGTGCGCGCTACACGGTAGAGGCCATGGAAGAACTCTATGAAGGCATGCGCCTAGCCTGCGAAAACTACAAAGTGGACCTGGTGGGCGGAGACACTACCTCATCGCGGTCTGGTTTGGTGATTAGCGTAACCGCCTTAGGCGAAGTAGAGAAAGGAAAAGCCGTTCTGCGCAGCACGGCCCAAGTAAACGACCTCATCTGTGTGACCGGCGACTTAGGCGGCGCTTACTTAGGCCTGCAGTTGTTGGAGCGCGAGAAACAAGCGTTCTTAGCGGACCCAGAAACACAGCCAGAATTAGAGGGCAAAGACTACGTGGTAGGTCGTCAATTGCGCCCCGAGGCCCGCATGGACGTGATTCATGAACTGAAGGAATTGGGCGTTCACCCCACGTCTATGATTGACATTTCTGACGGGCTGGGCTCTGAGCTGTTGCATATCTGTTCACAGAGTAGGGTAGGAGCGGCCGTTTTCCAGGACAAACTGCCCGTGGACCAGCAGACCTTAGACACCGCCGAGGAATTCAAGATTGACCCGGTAACGTGCATCATGAACGGCGGCGAAGACTATGAACTGCTCTTCACGGCCAAGCTTGCTGACTACGACAAACTCAAAAATCACCCTGACATCACCATCATCGGTAAAATCACAGACGCTTCTGAAGGGGTGAATCTGGTGACGCCAAGCGGAAACGCCCACGCCATCAAAGCCCAAGGCTGGAATCATTTTGCCTAA